The Orenia marismortui DSM 5156 genome has a window encoding:
- a CDS encoding Eco57I restriction-modification methylase domain-containing protein — translation MDKNTLLKEVKEIYDIILKHYQEKFNLKLEEVDFKKQIEEYQKIDNITSKKEKADWINNFCIKASLLFTIKLLFLKFCEAESIIDSSKLKDYSLSNIFELVFNKFSDRLEFDNKWDLLEVDQEILEMINYKLDHYDFNFFTKGLLGEVYQYLTSQDIKRQMGQVYTPEVIVDYILEESIKKVNIIANPYIKILDPSCGSGYFLIRAYDILFEKYINALDQLVAKYPEENWSKDIIHQHILAYNLYGVDIDSFALQLTTISLLFKDINQDISEVNIIQGDMLKLDLKEEFDFIIGNPPYVGHKEIDKEYKLWIKKNYSVYNDKADLSYCFLEKGLDLLKDDGELMIITSRYFLEAPMGGKLRSYLKEYSNILFIFDFHGLQVFKSAIVDSVILRLKPKENRNNLIEVIKLNNKAQSFHGKEIINDISAGRLREYYQSFSVNQDELDDIGWRLLSGKELDICNKIEELSDYSLREICNSFQGIITGYDQAFILSSEEIEEVEIEKDLLRPWIKNRHINSYIVDQSEDYLIYTDQIEEINDFPKTMAYLDDFKERLSKRRECRKGIKEWYNLQWGRSEEIFNTRKIVYPYKAAENRFAIDEGNNYCSADVYLLLMKNDFKNKITLEFLIGLLNSDLYQFYFKSFAKKMSYELYDYYPNKVLELKLKLGDQMQEIEELVRKILGLKQELKKLSFLSFLDKEYGTSEELCNQYIIFHKNTLKLKSESKDLEGVLNYLIYNIYHLNNEEIKLVKDKLRDDSYGILEEELLDNNYNFRIKNRFKLIDKLSQKLSRERFINLYHQEEKKLEEIAKKVGCEYQTLALLQEEYAKSSTDKYQYYNYKELKQAIKEYLAKKVEKILNKVSSYLTLKQLYQSLKVEINTVKLNILLNLLDRKKDNKLILKDVIFARKYTWREYQKRKKNNLKLRLKFINYEKYNFGLSYWSNQKHKLYFKEKYEEFREEDLKKANKYLEVLKNIN, via the coding sequence ATGGATAAAAATACTCTATTAAAAGAAGTCAAAGAGATTTATGATATAATTTTAAAACATTATCAAGAAAAATTTAATCTAAAATTAGAAGAAGTAGACTTTAAGAAGCAGATTGAAGAGTATCAAAAAATAGATAATATTACTTCTAAAAAAGAAAAGGCAGATTGGATTAATAATTTCTGTATCAAAGCTAGCTTATTATTTACTATTAAATTATTATTTTTAAAATTCTGTGAAGCAGAGTCTATAATAGATAGTAGTAAGTTAAAAGATTACTCTTTATCTAATATATTTGAGCTAGTCTTTAATAAGTTTTCAGATAGATTAGAGTTTGATAATAAATGGGACTTGTTAGAAGTAGATCAGGAAATTTTAGAGATGATAAATTATAAGCTAGATCATTATGATTTTAATTTTTTTACTAAAGGTTTATTGGGAGAAGTTTATCAATATTTGACATCACAAGATATTAAAAGGCAGATGGGTCAAGTCTATACTCCAGAAGTTATTGTCGATTATATTTTAGAGGAGAGTATAAAAAAAGTTAATATTATAGCTAATCCTTATATTAAAATTTTAGACCCCTCTTGTGGAAGTGGGTATTTTTTAATTAGGGCTTATGATATCTTATTTGAAAAATATATCAATGCTTTAGATCAATTAGTAGCCAAATATCCAGAAGAGAATTGGAGTAAGGATATTATTCATCAGCATATTCTGGCTTATAATCTCTATGGAGTAGATATTGATAGCTTTGCTTTGCAACTAACTACTATTTCATTATTGTTTAAAGATATTAATCAAGATATAAGTGAAGTAAATATTATTCAAGGTGATATGTTAAAGCTAGATTTGAAAGAGGAATTTGATTTTATTATCGGTAATCCACCCTATGTTGGACATAAGGAGATAGACAAAGAGTATAAATTGTGGATTAAGAAGAATTATTCTGTTTATAATGACAAAGCAGATCTGTCTTATTGTTTCTTAGAAAAGGGATTAGATTTATTGAAGGATGATGGAGAATTAATGATTATTACTTCTCGATATTTTTTAGAGGCACCTATGGGAGGGAAGCTGAGAAGTTATTTGAAAGAATATAGTAATATTTTATTTATATTTGATTTTCATGGTTTACAGGTCTTTAAGAGTGCTATTGTAGATTCAGTTATTTTAAGGTTGAAACCAAAAGAGAATAGGAATAATTTAATTGAAGTTATAAAATTAAATAACAAAGCCCAGTCTTTTCATGGAAAAGAGATAATTAATGATATCTCAGCAGGTAGATTAAGAGAATATTATCAATCTTTTAGTGTGAATCAAGATGAGTTAGATGATATAGGTTGGAGATTATTGTCAGGTAAAGAATTAGATATTTGTAATAAGATAGAGGAACTTTCAGATTATTCTTTGAGGGAGATTTGTAATAGTTTTCAAGGTATTATTACAGGCTATGATCAGGCTTTTATTCTCTCAAGTGAAGAAATAGAAGAAGTAGAGATAGAAAAGGATTTACTCAGACCTTGGATTAAAAATCGGCATATTAACTCTTATATAGTAGATCAATCTGAAGATTATTTGATTTATACTGATCAAATAGAAGAGATTAATGATTTCCCTAAAACAATGGCTTATTTAGATGATTTCAAAGAGAGATTAAGTAAAAGGCGTGAATGTAGAAAAGGAATAAAAGAATGGTATAATCTCCAATGGGGAAGAAGTGAAGAGATTTTTAATACTAGAAAGATAGTTTATCCTTATAAAGCAGCAGAGAATAGGTTTGCAATTGATGAAGGAAATAACTATTGTAGTGCAGATGTTTATTTATTATTAATGAAGAATGATTTCAAGAATAAAATTACTCTAGAATTTTTAATTGGACTACTAAATTCTGATTTATATCAATTTTATTTTAAGAGTTTTGCTAAAAAAATGAGTTATGAGTTATATGACTATTACCCCAATAAAGTTTTAGAATTAAAATTAAAACTTGGAGATCAGATGCAGGAAATAGAGGAATTAGTCAGAAAGATCCTTGGATTAAAGCAAGAATTAAAAAAATTATCTTTTTTATCTTTTTTAGATAAAGAGTATGGTACTTCAGAGGAGTTATGTAATCAATATATTATTTTTCATAAAAACACCTTAAAATTAAAAAGTGAATCAAAAGACTTGGAAGGAGTTTTAAATTACTTAATTTATAATATATATCATCTAAATAATGAGGAGATTAAATTAGTTAAAGATAAACTAAGAGATGATAGTTATGGAATCTTGGAGGAAGAGCTTTTAGATAATAATTATAATTTTAGAATTAAAAATAGATTCAAATTAATTGATAAATTAAGTCAGAAATTAAGTAGAGAAAGATTTATTAATTTATATCATCAAGAAGAGAAAAAATTAGAAGAGATTGCTAAAAAAGTAGGCTGTGAATATCAAACCTTGGCCTTATTACAAGAAGAATATGCTAAGTCTAGTACAGATAAGTATCAGTATTATAACTATAAAGAGTTAAAGCAAGCAATAAAAGAATATTTAGCAAAAAAAGTTGAGAAAATATTAAATAAGGTTAGTTCATATTTAACACTAAAGCAGTTATATCAAAGCTTAAAAGTTGAAATAAATACAGTGAAATTGAATATATTATTAAATCTTCTTGATCGGAAAAAAGATAATAAATTAATATTAAAAGATGTCATCTTTGCTAGAAAATATACTTGGAGAGAGTATCAAAAAAGGAAGAAGAATAACTTGAAGTTAAGATTAAAGTTTATTAACTATGAGAAATACAATTTTGGTTTGAGCTATTGGTCTAATCAGAAACATAAATTGTATTTTAAAGAGAAGTATGAAGAGTTTAGAGAAGAGGACTTAAAAAAGGCAAATAAGTATTTAGAAGTATTAAAAAATATAAACTAA